AGGGTGGCTGTTTGGCACTGGAGCGGGCAGCTCAGAGGCTGCTGAGTGAAcatggcagagcagagagcagagcCCAGCTGGCAGGCTCCCGGCCACTGCTTGGCAAActcctggctgcagctggccaGTGACTGGAGGGACCGGCGGTGTTCAGCCCAAGCAATGAGACTCGCCCTGCTGCCACCAGCCCCACGCTGGGGGTCCCGCTGCCCCCCGGTCTCAGCAGACAGGACTCCTCTCCAAGCGCCCGGGGCAGGGAGAACTCTTGTCTCCCCACTGAGCCGCTCCTCTGGGAGGTTTGGCACCACTGCAGCCTTCGCGTATCCCCACCGCTCCCCATGTGCCATGGGGCCCGAGTCTGGGCAGCGCCAGGCGGGCAGCGCCAGGAGCTCAGAGTGGGCACCGAGCCTGCAGCCAGTCAGCCGATGCATTTGCACTCAGCCGCAGAGAGCTTCTCCACCGTCTGCCAGGCGTTTTGCACGTTCATGAAGGAGACGGCTTCGTAGCGGGTGGGCCGGCAGCAGGGGTGGCTGGCCACGTGGCCCGGTGGGCCCGGCTTGATGGCCTTCTCCTGCAGCAGGGTGGCCAGCGTCAGATCATAGTTGCTGCGGCTGCGGTGGCAGGACCCGCTGCAGTACTTGAAGGGCACAATCTCGTCCGAGTCAAAGCCCAGCCCCAGGTCGCGCACCTTCACCATCAGCCTGCGGACGGTGCAGTTGGGGCCGTTCCTGCGCCGGTCTGATTTGTTGCCTTTGGCGGTGCCCGGGGGCGAGCGCTCGGCCCGGAGCagcagctccttggccagctccccctccccgggccCCGCTGCTGTCACGTTCtcccctgggaacacagattAGTCAGCCAGAGGACGtgccccccactccttcctgcccccagagGGAGCACCCACCTGCCCATGCACACAGCCAGGGCTCAGAGCGGGCAGGGAGATGCCAAGTGGCTCCTGCGGCCAGGACTCGGTCCTAGCGACAGCCCAGGGCCAGGTCCCACTGCCCTTGGCTCCACCCATCCCCTCCTGGGGTGGCCAAGGGCCCTTTGGGAGGCGCACTCCTGCCTCGGCTCTGGGGCTCAGGGTCACCAGCCCCCGAGCAGTGCTGGGGCCCACGGGGCTCTCTGCTCCCAGAGCGTGAGGCAGGACGCAGGGGCACGAgaggcctgccctgccctgagcagtaCTGACCCCAGACCCCCTCTAGTGCctggcccttctcctgccccatgCCCTCCCGctcacccctcctcccacacccacacCTACCGGAGAGGTGGCTCCAGGCTGCAGTGAGCGGTGCCTCCAGGCTGgcctctgctccagggctggcggTGCCCATGCCACCCGCAGTGGGTGCAGCCCCCAGGGTCGTGTTGCGGTGCCAGGTGTGCGGGGTTCCCGTGGCCACGCCGCTCAGCAGTGACAGGATGGCGAGGgcaccccacagcgccccctcctGGAACACAGCACAGGCTTAGCATGGCAGCAACGCGCACAGGGTGCGGGCCGGGTACATGGGGCGCTCCATGTGGCAGCCGCAAAGGCAGGGCTCCCAGCctgcccaggagagggcaggccaggggaggggggcagggcccacagGGGAAAGCCAAACGAGCCACGGCTGCATAGCCCTCGCCTGggccccgctgccccagccctccgtGCGTTGCTTCCCGTGGGGCTGCACTCACCCTGGGCCTTTGGCACAGAGTCCtcgtggggggggaggctgcccCCCCCGCTGGCTGCTCCATCCTGTCTGCAAACACAAAGATGGGGGTGAGTGTGAACgcccctgggctggggatgccGGGGAAGGAAACTCACCCACAGGGTttctccacccaccccacctggccaaccaccccctgccctggaCACATGGCGCCttcacccctcagccccacatgcctggcccctgcctcgcTCCAGACAGGTAGCGTTCCCAGGGAGGGCTGGACTAACGTGGGGTGCGGGGGGTCAGGACACAGCTCCCTCCAGCCTGTTAGTAAACACAGCCccatacccccccacccacaacatcaactcccccaccttcccctcaCTGCCCTCCACCCGAACACTGATGCCCCCTCACACCCCCATACAGCCCTCCGACTCCCAATAGCCCCCCCGTGGGTCCCTGGGGCTGTAACTAGCAGCTGGCCAGCCCATGGCCTCCCAACAGGGGTTAGTGCCAGTCTGGCCTGGGCCCTCTTCCAGGGCCCTGGGAACGTGGCTACCCCTGACTGGCACAGGCTGGGCTGCCAGGGTCAccctggcaggagctcagggTACTGGGACCCGAGCTCGGAGATCCATTAGCGCCATGGTCCCTAGGTGCCAGAGTATGCCCAGCTCCGCCAGTCTCATGTCCACAGCCCTGCACCCCGCTGCTGCGACCCACATGAGAGGAGGAGCCGTGCCCAGTGGtggaggcaggggagctggggtgcCAGGGTTCGGGCAGCTGGaccatgggggtggcagggggtgcagagccctgcaatgACCCTCCCTCTCCAGGGAAGCCCCACAGGCAGGGGAGCCCACCACGCTGCCAGAGCCAGTGTGAGCATGGCTCCTTGGGGGGAGGGCTGCGGAGCCATGGGtggcttcccacccaccccctctgctTGGGCTGGAGTGGGGCACAAGCCCCAGAGCTGTCCCCGGGCAGCATGGACTGGCAGAGAGCCTCCAGCTGTGGGTGCTGCAGGCAGGCGGGGggcaccatgtgaccagccagccCAGGACAATCCTGCCAGCCTTGCTCAGGCTCAGCAGACCCTGCTGCGCCCCCCAGGAACCGCCCGCCTGCCCTGCCCGCTATGGGGCCAGCTGGGCAGgcgcagggggctctgctgggccaCGAAGGCAGAGGGGACCAGCCCCAGGCCCCTGTCCCATGTGGAGCCCATGAATCCTGCAGCCAAGGCAGGATCTGCAGCCAGAAGGCGCCATGTCCCCGTCCCCACAATCTCTGGTCAGGAGCAGGCTGGGCCAGAGCATGGGAGCCACTCCCTGAGCCTGGGGGGAGCCGGGGTGTCCCAGAGCCCAccagctcctctgggtagcccTGGGAGGCTCCTGGGCAGCTGGAGGTGCCCCTAGCCCCAGGCTCTAATGGCTCAGTTCGAAGGCAGAATTTCGGGGGGTGGgtgcaaggtccagctctgctcCTAGCCCCCCAGGGATGGGACGGGGGGCTTGTCTGTGCCCAGAGCACTGGTCACTGGGGAACCACAACCCCACACCCAGGGGAAGTCCCCCCTGCCCGCCTTCACACCAGcaccgggggagggagggagtcagGATGGAGCAGCCTGTCTCTGGCAGGCTCATGGCCCAAGCAAGAGGGTTTAACTCCTCACTAGCATAACTGAGGTCCTCCTTCTCCATAGGAATGGCCAGTCCTTCTCTGAATCGGGTGGCCCTCTGGAAtctagtggcagtgagttccacaggctaatccGGTGCTTCCCctagtcatagactcatagacttaaaggtcagaagggaccattatgatcattgagtctgacctcctgctcaatgcagcccacagaatctcacccacccacttctataacaaacccctaacctatgtcctcaaaatgtggtttgaagacctcaagctgcagagaatcctccggcaagtgacccgtgccccatgctgcagaggaaggcgaaaaacctccagggcctctgccaatctgccctggaggaaaattccttcccgaccccaaatatgccgatcagctaaaccctgagcatgtgggcaagactcacccgccagcacccaggaaagaattctctgcagtaactcagctcccaccccatctaacatcccatcacagaccactgggcatacttacctgctgataatcaaagatcaattgccaaaattaggctatcccatcataccatcccctccataaacttatcaagcttagtcttgaagccagatatgtcttttgcccccactactccccttggaaggctgttccagaacttcactcctctaatggttagaaacctttgtctaatttcaagtctaaacttcctagtgtccagtttatatccatttgttcttgtgtccacattggtactaagcttaaataattcctctccctccctgatattaattcctctgatatatttataaagagcaatcatatcccccctcaaccttcttttggttaggctaaacaagccaagctctttgagtctcctttcataagacaggttttccattcctcggatcatcctagtagcccgtctctgaacctgttccagtttgaattcatccttcttaaacatgggagaccagaactgcacacagtattccagatgaggtctcaccagtgccttgtataacggtactaacacctccttatctttgctggaaatacctcgcctgatgcatcctaaaactgtatttgcttttttaacggccatatcacattggcggctcatagtcatcctgtgatcaaccaatactccgaggtccttctcctctgttccTTCTAagtgatgtgtccccaatttataactaaaattcttgttgttaatccctaaatgcatgaccttgcacttttcactattaaatttcatcctattactattactccagtttacaaggtcatccagatcttcctgtatgatatcccggtccttttctctattggaaatacctcccagttttgtgtcatccgcaaactttattagcacattcctgctttttgtgccaagatcagtaataaaaaggttaaataagattggtcccaaaactgaggaactccactagtaacctccttccagcctgacagttcacccttcagtacgacccgttgtagtctctcctttaaccagttccttatccacctttcaattttcatattgatccccatcttttccaatttaactaataattccccatgtggaaccgtgttaaatgccttactaaaatcgaggtaaattagatccactgcgtttcctttgtctaaaaaatctgttaccttctcaaagaaggagatcaggagAAGGAGATAGTCCTGCCCATCTCTCCTGGCCTCTGACCCAGGTCAGTACcacgccctgagcccctccttcCCCTAGTCTTGCCGTGCTTTGGAGATGCCAGGAGCAGAACAGGGGAGCCCGGGGAGGGTGTCTGAGCACACTAGAGACCAGCTCTAGGACACTCATCCCACGGGCACCAAGTCCCTGAGCAAGCCAAGCCAAACCCAGCAACAAGCtaccctgcagcaccccctgcacagAACATGGGCCAGCACCGGATGGCGCCTTCTGCCACGGCAGCTGGATTCCCACATCCCTTCGGGGCGGAGCAGATCTCCTGGCCATAGACCCATGCTGCATGTGGCGCCTGGCCCTGAGAGCGGCTGGGCAGCCCCCTGCCATGGGGCAACCCGCCCCTGGGCTGCAACCcatgcacacacccctctctgcccagctCCGCCCGTTCCTGCTCTGTGCCCGGGAGAAGCAGGAGAAATGGCTGCTGTGGGCGCTCGAGCAGCCGGCAACGGGGCAGTGAGTATTAACTGGCCAGCCCCAGGGGCCCGCACTGGATCACCCACAATGCATCACAACCGGGGGCCTGTGCACGGCTGCAAATCGGGTCTCATCGCCCCTGCCCGGCCATGGCAGGACTCAGGCTGGCCTGCTTTTGCAGACTGATGGGATGGGCACTGCCGGAGAAAGGGGACCATCAAGCCAGTGCCAGCCCCACGAGCAGGGTGCAGGGCATGGGTAGAGGGATATGCCCCCAACCCCAagcccagcacctgcagccccggcctggcctctgccctgacgggagagggaggaggagtcgGCCCAGCCCCCTGCGCCCGCACACAGCGGCCAGGCAGGCATGTGGCCCATTGCCAGCAGATCCACAGAGCAGAAAGCCAGCCAGGTACTTACACAAgtgccctggctcccagcgcacAGGCAGCTTGTCACATCCAGCTGGAAAGCTTTGTTACCTGGGGGCTGCAGCTGCTCCCCGCTCCACCCATGGCAGGCCCCAGGTCAGTGGGGACAGGCAGTGCCCTCTTTACCTGCCTCGCCCAGAGCAAACCCCTCCCCAGTGGCTGAGCTGCCTTCCCATGGCCCACCCGGCTtggcctgcatccccagccccggagctgcgggaaggcAGAGCGGTGCTGGCAGCAGAGCCGTGGCTGGGGCTTGGCCATGGGAATCCACAAGGGCCTTTGGCGACCCCCTGGGTGGCGAccgctccctccccagcccagcggcTGTCTTGGGCCAGCCAGAGCAGTTCAGTCCCTCTGAGCAGCGTGTGGAAAGCCACATGCCGTCCCTGTGACTGTCCCGGCCCCAGGCGGCCCCGACCAACGCCTGGActcggccccagccccccgcattCGTAACCCACTGGGCCAAGGCGCAGCAGCTGCGCAGGAGAAGGGGGCGAGCTCCCTCTGGGACAGAGCTGGAGATGCCAGCctgagagaagggggctgggccaggcctttGCAGCGGGTACCTAGCCCAGGTGCCAGCCC
Above is a genomic segment from Mauremys reevesii isolate NIE-2019 linkage group 8, ASM1616193v1, whole genome shotgun sequence containing:
- the ARTN gene encoding artemin, whose protein sequence is MPARDRCPGPEGDASQPRPPEHVPQAPGAHDRMEQPAGGAASPPTRTLCQRPREGALWGALAILSLLSGVATGTPHTWHRNTTLGAAPTAGGMGTASPGAEASLEAPLTAAWSHLSGENVTAAGPGEGELAKELLLRAERSPPGTAKGNKSDRRRNGPNCTVRRLMVKVRDLGLGFDSDEIVPFKYCSGSCHRSRSNYDLTLATLLQEKAIKPGPPGHVASHPCCRPTRYEAVSFMNVQNAWQTVEKLSAAECKCIG